A single Tachypleus tridentatus isolate NWPU-2018 chromosome 9, ASM421037v1, whole genome shotgun sequence DNA region contains:
- the LOC143226601 gene encoding uncharacterized protein LOC143226601: MVLVILYVFKNFTEMEYKIVLVILFLYFNLATLHFYPTDPSISNVFVTDDNQITKDVERRRREASDGATTVPPTEGVERRRREAGEGASTVFPTEGVERRRREAGEGATTILPTEGVERRRREAGEGATTILPTEGVERRRREAGEGATTILPTEGVERRRREAGEGATTILPTEGVERRRREAGEGATTILPTEGVERRRREAGEGATTILPTEGVERRRRDAGEGASTVFPTEGVERRRREAGEGASTVSSTEGVGRRRREAGEGASTVSPTEGVERRRREAGEGASTVSPTEGVERRRREAGEGASTVSNGRCRTSASGGWRRRFHGLSNGRCRTSASGGWRRRFHGLTNGRCRTSASGGWRRRFHGLSNGRSLTRTTNSF; the protein is encoded by the exons ATGGTTTTAGTTATTCTATACGTATTTAAGAATTTCACAGAGATGGAGTATAAGATTGtattagtaattttgtttttatattttaatctcgCGACGTTGCATTTTTATCCTACAGACCCATCTATATCCAATGTATTCGTTACGGATGATAATCAAATAACGAAGgatgtagaacgtcggcgtcgggaggctagCGATGGCGCAACAACGGTccctccaacggaaggtgtagaacgtcgtcgtcgggaggctggcgaaggcgcttcCACGGTCtttccaacggaaggtgtagaacgtcggcgtcgggaggctggcgaaggcgcaaccacgatccttccaacggaaggtgtagaacgtcggcgtcgggaggctggcgaaggcgcaaccacgatccttccaacggaaggtgtagaacgtcggcgtcgggaggctggcgaaggcgcaaccacgatccttccaacggaaggtgtagaacgtcggcgtcgggaggctggcgaaggcgcaaccacgatccttccaacggaaggtgtagaacgtcggcgtcgggaggctggcgaaggcgcaaccacgatccttccaacggaaggtgtagaacgtcggcgtcgggaggctggcgaaggcgcaaccacgatccttccaacggaaggtgtagaacgtcgtcGTCGGgatgctggcgaaggcgcttCCACGGTCtttccaacggaag gtgtagaacgtcggcgtcgggaggctggcgaaggcgcttcCACGGTCTCTTCAACGGAAGGTGTAggacgtcggcgtcgggaggctggcgaaggcgcttccacggtctctccaacggaaggtgtagaacgtcggcgtcgggaggctggcgaaggcgcttccacggtctctccaacggaaggtgtagaacgtcggcgtcgggaggctggcgaaggcgcttccacggtctccaacggaaggtgtagaacgtcggcgtcgggaggctggcgaaggcgcttccacggtctctccaacggaaggtgtagaacgtcggcgtcgggaggctggcgaaggcgcttcCACGGTCTcaccaacggaaggtgtagaacgtcggcgtcgggaggctggcgaaggcgcttccacggtctctccaacggaaggtcaTTAACTAGAACTACGAACTCCTTTTAG